One region of Streptomyces sp. NBC_00442 genomic DNA includes:
- a CDS encoding rhomboid family intramembrane serine protease encodes MTDHIVSPALYVLMIVLVMKVMDGLPQRRFSWREPPRVAIGLWLIVAIPSLLQFAFPAIYDVLHRDSDQIIDHGQWWRAYTSFMVQDGGVGGTAFNLFVLALIGFAAERVWGTRMMLAFVPALMIVFSVDTFLVHGPPGGGNSGLTFRLATSIAGLALLTRPRRRHYLLAAAIVVDGAVLLLIGDGHGEPMITGIVAGLVAALVQRHWPRVWRPVAQDPAAVEPRSPEPGRPPEAEGDLERG; translated from the coding sequence ATGACCGACCATATTGTCTCGCCCGCTCTGTACGTCTTAATGATCGTCCTGGTCATGAAGGTCATGGACGGTCTGCCCCAGCGCAGGTTCAGTTGGCGCGAGCCACCGAGGGTCGCGATCGGCCTCTGGCTGATCGTGGCGATCCCCTCGCTGCTCCAGTTCGCGTTCCCGGCGATCTACGACGTCCTGCACCGCGACTCGGACCAGATCATCGACCACGGCCAGTGGTGGCGGGCGTACACCTCGTTCATGGTGCAGGACGGCGGGGTCGGCGGAACCGCGTTCAACCTCTTCGTCCTCGCCCTCATCGGCTTCGCCGCCGAACGGGTGTGGGGTACGCGCATGATGCTGGCGTTCGTCCCGGCGCTCATGATCGTGTTCAGCGTCGACACGTTTCTCGTGCACGGGCCGCCCGGGGGCGGGAACTCCGGCCTGACCTTCCGCCTCGCCACCAGCATCGCCGGTCTCGCCCTGCTCACCCGCCCGCGGCGACGCCACTATCTGCTGGCCGCCGCGATCGTCGTCGACGGCGCGGTCCTGCTGCTGATCGGCGACGGTCACGGCGAGCCGATGATCACCGGCATCGTCGCGGGCCTCGTCGCCGCCCTCGTCCAGCGTCACTGGCCCCGCGTGTGGCGGCCGGTCGCCCAGGACCCGGCGGCGGTGGAACCGCGCTCGCCCGAGCCCGGCCGGCCCCCCGAGGCGGAGGGCGACCTGGAGCGCGGCTGA
- a CDS encoding SDR family NAD(P)-dependent oxidoreductase, with protein MTSSQQHTPQRRTGSGFGALSTTSDVLAGIDLTGKLAVVTGGYSGIGLETTRALAGAGARVVVPSRRLDVAEAAVADLPGVEVEALDLSDLDSVGAFAGRFLAAGRGIDVLVNSAGVMACPETRVGPGWESQFATNHLGHFALVNRLWPALTADGGARVVAVSSRGHQLSAIRWDDPHFRLGYDKWQAYGQAKTANALFALHLDVLGRDVGVRAFSLHPGEINTALVRHVSDEERIAAGWVDADGNWSLDFKTPQQGAATQVWAATSPRLAGLGGVYCEDCDIAEPAAPPAPSGAADGELDHSVLTSGVSPHASDPAQAARLWTLSAGLTGVDAFAV; from the coding sequence ATGACTTCTTCGCAGCAGCACACCCCCCAGCGGCGGACCGGCTCGGGATTCGGGGCCCTGAGCACCACGTCCGACGTACTCGCGGGGATCGACCTGACCGGGAAGCTCGCCGTCGTCACGGGCGGCTATTCGGGCATCGGCCTGGAGACGACGCGGGCACTGGCGGGCGCCGGCGCCCGTGTCGTGGTGCCCTCCAGGCGGCTCGACGTGGCCGAAGCGGCCGTGGCGGATCTGCCCGGCGTGGAGGTCGAGGCCCTCGACCTGTCCGACCTCGACAGCGTCGGCGCCTTCGCCGGCCGGTTCCTCGCCGCCGGCCGCGGCATCGACGTCCTGGTCAACAGCGCCGGCGTCATGGCCTGCCCCGAGACGCGGGTGGGGCCGGGCTGGGAATCCCAGTTCGCGACCAATCACCTCGGCCACTTCGCACTCGTCAACCGGCTGTGGCCCGCCCTGACGGCGGACGGCGGCGCCCGGGTCGTCGCGGTCTCCTCCCGCGGACACCAGCTCAGCGCGATCCGCTGGGACGACCCGCACTTCCGCCTCGGCTACGACAAGTGGCAGGCGTACGGCCAGGCGAAGACCGCCAACGCGCTGTTCGCCCTGCACCTGGACGTCCTGGGCCGCGACGTGGGGGTGCGGGCGTTCTCGCTGCACCCCGGGGAGATCAACACCGCCCTCGTGCGCCACGTCTCAGACGAGGAACGGATCGCGGCGGGCTGGGTGGACGCGGACGGCAACTGGTCGCTCGACTTCAAGACCCCGCAGCAGGGCGCCGCCACCCAGGTGTGGGCGGCGACCTCCCCGCGCCTGGCGGGCCTGGGCGGCGTGTACTGCGAGGACTGCGACATCGCGGAGCCCGCCGCACCCCCGGCGCCGAGCGGCGCCGCCGACGGCGAGCTCGACCACTCCGTCCTCACCAGCGGTGTCAGCCCGCACGCGAGCGACCCCGCGCAGGCCGCCCGGCTGTGGACGCTGTCGGCCGGGCTCACCGGGGTCGACGCGTTCGCGGTGTAG
- a CDS encoding dihydrolipoyl dehydrogenase family protein — translation MTEAEEYDVVVLGAGPVGENVADRVRAAGLSCAVVESELVGGECSYWACMPSKALLRPVVARAEARRVPGLRQSVQGPLDAEAVLAHRDEYTSHWKDDGQVEWLDGIGVHLYRGHGRLYGTRKVSVTSPEGEHHVLTARHAVAVCTGSRARLPDLPGLADVRPWTSREATSAQRVPGRLVVVGGGVVAVEMATAWQALGAHVTVLVRGGGVLERMEPFAGELVADALREAGAELRTHTSVTDVVRNAATGAVVVSVRGPEGDERLEADEILFATGRAPRTDDIGLDTIGLDPGSWLNVDDSCRVEGSDWLYAVGDVNHRALLTHQGKYQARISGAAIAARAAGTPVLESDPWGAHAATADHAAVPQVVFTDPEAASAGLTLAEAHATGRRVRAVDYDMSGVAGAGLYADGYKGMARMVVDEDRRVLLGVTFVGAGVGELIHSATVAVAGEVPLDRLWHAVPSYPTISEVWLRLLETYRG, via the coding sequence ATGACGGAAGCAGAGGAATACGACGTGGTGGTCCTGGGCGCGGGCCCGGTCGGCGAGAACGTGGCGGACCGGGTGCGGGCGGCGGGCCTGAGCTGTGCGGTGGTGGAGAGCGAGCTCGTCGGCGGCGAGTGCTCGTACTGGGCCTGCATGCCGAGCAAGGCACTGCTGCGCCCGGTCGTCGCCCGCGCCGAGGCGCGCAGGGTGCCCGGCCTTCGCCAGTCGGTGCAGGGCCCGCTGGATGCCGAGGCCGTCCTCGCCCACCGGGACGAGTACACCTCCCACTGGAAGGACGACGGCCAGGTCGAGTGGCTCGACGGCATCGGTGTCCACCTCTACCGCGGCCACGGACGCCTGTACGGCACCCGCAAGGTCAGCGTCACCAGCCCCGAGGGCGAGCACCACGTCCTCACCGCCCGCCACGCCGTGGCCGTGTGCACCGGAAGCCGCGCCCGGCTGCCCGACCTGCCGGGCCTGGCCGACGTGCGGCCCTGGACCAGCCGCGAGGCCACCAGCGCCCAGCGGGTGCCCGGTCGTCTCGTGGTGGTCGGCGGGGGAGTGGTGGCCGTCGAGATGGCCACCGCCTGGCAGGCGCTCGGCGCCCACGTCACCGTCCTGGTGCGCGGCGGCGGCGTGCTGGAGAGGATGGAGCCGTTCGCCGGCGAGCTGGTCGCCGACGCCCTGCGCGAGGCCGGAGCCGAGCTGCGTACCCACACCTCCGTCACGGACGTCGTGCGCAATGCGGCGACCGGCGCCGTCGTGGTGTCGGTGCGCGGCCCCGAGGGCGACGAGCGCCTGGAGGCCGACGAGATCCTCTTCGCCACCGGCCGCGCGCCCCGGACGGACGACATCGGCCTGGACACCATCGGGCTCGACCCCGGTTCCTGGCTGAACGTCGACGACTCCTGCCGCGTCGAGGGCAGCGACTGGCTGTACGCGGTGGGCGACGTCAACCACCGCGCGCTCCTGACCCACCAGGGCAAGTACCAGGCACGGATCTCCGGCGCGGCCATCGCCGCCCGCGCCGCGGGGACCCCGGTCCTGGAGAGCGACCCGTGGGGTGCCCACGCCGCGACCGCGGACCACGCCGCCGTCCCCCAGGTCGTCTTCACCGACCCGGAGGCCGCATCGGCCGGCCTCACCCTCGCCGAGGCGCACGCCACGGGCCGCCGGGTGCGGGCCGTCGACTACGACATGAGCGGCGTCGCCGGCGCGGGCCTGTACGCCGACGGCTACAAGGGCATGGCCCGCATGGTCGTCGACGAGGACCGGCGCGTCCTGCTCGGCGTGACCTTCGTCGGGGCCGGCGTGGGAGAGCTCATCCACTCGGCGACGGTCGCCGTGGCGGGCGAGGTTCCCCTGGACCGTCTGTGGCACGCCGTTCCCTCGTACCCGACGATCAGCGAGGTGTGGCTGCGCCTCCTGGAGACCTACCGGGGCTGA
- the trxA gene encoding thioredoxin: MATVELTKENFDSVVSGNGFVLIDFWASWCGPCRQFAPVYDAASERHEDLVFAKVDTEAQQELAQAFDIRSIPTLMIVRDNVAVFSQPGALPEAALEDVIGQARALDMDEVRKSVEAEQQK, encoded by the coding sequence ATGGCGACCGTCGAGCTGACCAAAGAGAACTTCGACTCGGTCGTGTCCGGCAACGGATTCGTGCTGATCGACTTCTGGGCTTCCTGGTGCGGCCCGTGCCGGCAGTTCGCCCCGGTGTACGACGCCGCCTCCGAGCGCCACGAGGACCTGGTCTTCGCGAAGGTCGACACGGAGGCCCAGCAGGAGCTGGCGCAGGCCTTCGACATCCGGTCGATCCCCACGCTGATGATCGTCCGCGACAACGTGGCGGTCTTCTCACAGCCGGGCGCGCTGCCCGAGGCGGCCCTTGAGGACGTCATCGGCCAGGCCCGCGCGCTCGACATGGACGAGGTCCGCAAGTCGGTCGAGGCGGAGCAGCAGAAGTAG
- the pelF gene encoding GT4 family glycosyltransferase PelF, translated as MHVPHRAPRSGAARVTLLTEGTYPHSHGGVSVWCDQLVTGMPDIDFDIIAVTGTGREATVWDLPPHAAEAVSVPMWGPAPGGSAPRGRQERRLMTAYERFLTALLDPSAEDGFGPALYEMARAARDGQLSPALRGDAAIRVMTEVWNRPGLAVREARPTLHDAVTATALLEHALRPLAATPPSQGVSHAVSGGVAVLPGLVGAELHGVPLLLTEHGVYLRERYLGYRTAPYRWPVKAVLLGFFRLLAEETYRRAALITPGNQYNRLWEEQGGADPELIRTVYNGVDPAAFPPAGPEPSAPTLSWAGRVDPIKDLETLIRAFAKVRAELPAASLRLFGGTPRGGEAYRERCEALADSLGQGDAVTFEGRVEDIRDAYAAGNVVMLSSISEGFPFTLIEAMSCGRATVSTDVGGVREAVGETGLVVPPRDPDAMAAAALELLGDPVRRAAMGEAARLRVVEQFTLRQTVDTFRAIYLELSVRGGLVPARRRNDSADATMALRLVPAGVPADGLSRVAG; from the coding sequence ATGCACGTACCACACCGCGCGCCGCGCTCCGGCGCGGCGCGGGTCACCCTGCTCACCGAGGGCACCTATCCGCACAGCCACGGCGGGGTGAGCGTCTGGTGCGACCAGCTCGTCACCGGAATGCCCGACATAGATTTCGACATCATCGCGGTGACCGGCACCGGACGCGAAGCGACCGTCTGGGACCTTCCGCCGCACGCCGCCGAGGCCGTATCGGTCCCCATGTGGGGCCCCGCGCCCGGTGGTTCGGCCCCGCGCGGCCGACAGGAACGGCGCCTCATGACGGCGTACGAACGCTTTCTGACCGCTTTGCTCGACCCGTCGGCCGAGGACGGGTTCGGCCCGGCCCTCTACGAGATGGCGCGGGCCGCGAGGGACGGACAGCTCAGTCCCGCGCTCCGCGGCGACGCGGCGATACGGGTCATGACCGAGGTGTGGAACCGGCCGGGACTCGCCGTGCGCGAGGCCAGGCCCACCCTGCACGACGCGGTCACCGCGACCGCGCTCCTGGAGCACGCGCTGCGGCCGCTGGCCGCGACCCCGCCGAGCCAGGGCGTGTCCCACGCCGTCAGTGGCGGAGTGGCCGTGCTCCCGGGACTCGTGGGGGCCGAACTGCACGGCGTACCACTTCTGTTGACCGAGCACGGGGTCTATCTGCGCGAGCGCTATCTGGGATACCGGACCGCGCCGTACCGCTGGCCCGTCAAGGCGGTGCTGCTCGGGTTCTTCCGGCTCCTAGCCGAGGAGACGTACCGCAGGGCCGCGCTGATCACTCCGGGCAACCAGTACAACCGGCTGTGGGAGGAGCAGGGCGGGGCCGATCCCGAGCTCATACGCACCGTCTACAACGGGGTCGACCCGGCGGCGTTCCCGCCCGCGGGCCCCGAGCCCAGCGCTCCAACCCTGAGCTGGGCAGGGCGAGTCGACCCCATCAAGGACCTGGAGACCCTCATCCGCGCGTTCGCCAAGGTGCGCGCCGAACTCCCCGCGGCGAGCCTGCGCCTGTTCGGCGGCACGCCGCGCGGGGGCGAGGCCTACCGCGAGCGGTGCGAGGCGCTCGCCGACTCGCTCGGCCAGGGTGACGCGGTCACCTTCGAGGGCCGTGTCGAGGACATCAGGGACGCCTACGCCGCGGGCAACGTGGTGATGCTGTCCAGCATCAGCGAGGGCTTCCCCTTCACGTTGATCGAGGCGATGAGCTGCGGCCGGGCCACCGTTTCCACGGATGTGGGCGGGGTGCGCGAGGCGGTCGGCGAGACCGGTCTCGTGGTGCCGCCGCGCGATCCGGACGCGATGGCGGCGGCTGCCCTGGAACTCCTGGGCGATCCGGTGCGGCGGGCGGCGATGGGGGAAGCGGCACGGCTGCGCGTCGTCGAGCAGTTCACGCTGCGCCAGACCGTCGACACGTTCCGGGCGATCTACCTCGAACTGTCCGTACGCGGCGGGCTCGTCCCGGCGCGACGCAGGAACGACAGCGCGGACGCCACCATGGCGCTGCGCCTGGTGCCGGCCGGAGTGCCGGCCGACGGACTGAGCCGGGTGGCGGGGTGA
- a CDS encoding SDR family NAD(P)-dependent oxidoreductase: MTSAPLVAVTGAEGFIGSHLTEALVASGHRVRAMAQYNSFSSYGWLETLSADVLDQVDVVLGDVRDPGSVRGLIEGAEAVYHLAALIAIPYSYQAPHSYVDTNVTGTLNVLEAVRALETPRLVHTSTSETYGTAQTVPITEDHPINTQSPYAASKAGGDRLADSYYASFGTPVVTLRPFNTYGPRQSMRAVIPTVIGQVASGSRTITLGDLRPTRDFTYAADTARAFLAVGTAPAERVVGRTFNAGTGTEISVGDLVRLIGKVMGAELDVREDDQRIRPANSEVMRLVADASRLAEATGWQPGFGLESGLERTAEFFRDPGNLARYKTGIYNI, encoded by the coding sequence TTGACCTCCGCACCGCTTGTCGCCGTCACCGGAGCCGAAGGCTTCATCGGCTCCCACCTCACCGAGGCCCTCGTGGCCTCGGGCCACCGCGTCCGCGCGATGGCCCAGTACAACTCCTTCTCGTCGTACGGCTGGCTGGAGACGCTGTCCGCCGACGTCCTGGACCAGGTGGACGTCGTCCTCGGTGACGTCCGCGACCCGGGTTCGGTGCGCGGCCTGATCGAAGGGGCCGAAGCCGTCTACCACTTGGCGGCCCTCATCGCGATCCCGTACTCCTATCAGGCCCCGCACAGCTATGTGGACACCAACGTCACGGGCACCCTCAACGTCCTTGAGGCGGTCCGCGCCCTGGAGACCCCGCGCCTGGTGCACACCTCGACCAGCGAGACGTACGGCACCGCGCAGACCGTCCCCATCACCGAGGACCACCCCATCAACACCCAGTCCCCGTACGCCGCTTCCAAGGCCGGCGGGGACCGGCTCGCGGACAGCTACTACGCGAGCTTCGGCACGCCCGTGGTGACGCTGCGCCCCTTCAACACCTACGGGCCGCGCCAGTCCATGCGGGCCGTGATCCCCACCGTCATCGGCCAGGTCGCGTCCGGCTCGCGCACCATCACCCTCGGCGATCTGCGTCCCACGCGTGACTTCACGTACGCCGCGGACACCGCGCGGGCGTTCCTCGCGGTGGGCACCGCCCCCGCCGAGCGGGTGGTGGGACGGACGTTCAACGCGGGGACCGGCACCGAGATCTCGGTCGGGGACCTGGTGCGGCTCATCGGCAAGGTGATGGGCGCCGAGCTCGACGTCCGCGAGGACGATCAGCGCATCAGACCCGCCAACTCCGAAGTGATGCGTCTGGTCGCGGACGCGAGCCGGCTCGCCGAAGCAACCGGCTGGCAGCCGGGGTTCGGCCTGGAGTCGGGCCTTGAGCGGACCGCGGAGTTCTTCCGCGACCCGGGCAACCTCGCGCGCTACAAGACCGGCATCTACAACATCTGA
- a CDS encoding nucleotidyltransferase family protein, producing MHAVILAGGKGVRLRPYTTALPKPLVPIGDQHAILEIVLRQLAAAGFTSCTIAIGHLGHIIRAYVGDGERWGLKIDYSTEESPLGTIGPLLTMRERLPESFLVMNGDILTDLDYADVLTRHRASGAPLTIATYARKVHIDFGVLTTDDTKVVGFTEKPSMDYRVSMGVYGLSLDTLAHYTPGLPLGFDELVLDLLKAETPPHAYAFEGYWLDIGRPDDYDRANAEFTTHRSLLLKGA from the coding sequence ATGCACGCAGTGATACTGGCCGGAGGCAAGGGTGTCCGGCTGCGGCCGTACACCACGGCGCTGCCCAAGCCGCTGGTCCCGATCGGCGACCAGCACGCGATCCTGGAGATCGTGCTGCGGCAGCTCGCGGCCGCCGGATTCACCAGCTGCACCATCGCCATCGGCCACCTGGGCCACATCATCCGTGCCTACGTGGGCGACGGCGAACGCTGGGGCCTGAAGATCGACTACAGCACCGAGGAGAGCCCCCTGGGCACCATCGGCCCCCTGCTCACCATGCGCGAGCGGCTGCCCGAGTCCTTCCTCGTCATGAACGGGGACATCCTCACCGACCTCGACTACGCGGACGTACTCACCCGGCACCGGGCCAGCGGGGCGCCGCTGACGATCGCCACCTACGCGCGGAAGGTCCACATCGACTTCGGCGTGCTGACCACCGACGACACCAAGGTGGTGGGCTTCACCGAGAAGCCCAGCATGGACTACCGGGTCTCGATGGGGGTGTACGGCCTGTCCCTGGACACGCTCGCGCACTACACCCCGGGCCTCCCGCTGGGCTTCGACGAGCTGGTCCTCGACCTGCTCAAGGCCGAAACCCCGCCGCACGCCTACGCGTTCGAGGGCTACTGGCTCGACATAGGCCGCCCGGACGACTACGACCGGGCGAACGCCGAGTTCACCACCCACCGCTCCCTGTTGCTCAAGGGGGCCTGA
- a CDS encoding NAD-dependent epimerase/dehydratase family protein: MRILVLGHSGYLGGHVARELRALPGVQFLSGGRGPRADLAVDLATVTPGPLAELLFSVAPDAVVNCAGAVGPQPVALAELNVRAPAVLCAALREAAPRARLVHLGSAAEYGPTGIGERVTERSATHPTTLYGATKLAGTLAVTSSGLDAVVLRITNPVGPGAPAAGLPGRLARRLRDLEPHSVVRLGDLSAHRDFVDARDVAHAAVLAATGGTPLPPVLNVAAGQAVPVRELVRELARVAGFQGQIEEDAEGSDRSAGVPWQCSDPAAARTALGWSARHSLADSVSALWTAVRAEPDREPVH, translated from the coding sequence ATGCGCATCCTCGTACTGGGTCACAGCGGCTACCTGGGCGGCCATGTCGCCCGGGAGCTGCGCGCCCTGCCCGGCGTGCAGTTCCTCAGCGGCGGGCGGGGGCCCCGCGCCGACCTCGCCGTGGACCTCGCCACCGTCACCCCGGGGCCGCTCGCCGAGCTGCTCTTCTCCGTCGCCCCCGACGCCGTCGTCAACTGCGCGGGGGCGGTCGGCCCACAGCCCGTGGCGCTGGCCGAACTCAACGTACGGGCGCCCGCCGTGCTGTGCGCGGCGCTGCGGGAGGCCGCGCCCCGCGCGCGGCTCGTCCACCTCGGTTCGGCCGCCGAGTACGGGCCGACCGGGATCGGGGAGCGCGTCACCGAGCGGTCGGCGACGCATCCCACCACGCTGTACGGCGCCACCAAACTGGCGGGCACCTTGGCCGTGACCTCCTCGGGTCTGGACGCGGTGGTGTTGCGGATCACCAACCCGGTCGGTCCCGGCGCGCCCGCCGCGGGGCTGCCGGGCCGGCTCGCCCGCCGGCTGCGCGACCTCGAACCGCACTCCGTGGTGCGGCTCGGTGACCTCTCCGCGCACCGCGACTTCGTCGACGCGCGGGACGTCGCCCACGCCGCGGTCCTCGCGGCGACCGGCGGCACCCCGCTGCCTCCGGTACTCAACGTGGCGGCCGGACAAGCCGTCCCCGTAAGGGAGTTGGTGCGCGAGCTCGCACGCGTCGCCGGGTTCCAGGGCCAAATCGAGGAGGACGCCGAGGGCTCGGACCGTTCGGCGGGCGTGCCGTGGCAGTGCTCCGATCCCGCCGCGGCGCGCACCGCGCTCGGCTGGTCCGCCCGGCACTCGCTCGCCGACTCGGTGTCCGCGCTGTGGACGGCCGTCCGGGCCGAGCCCGACCGGGAACCGGTGCACTGA
- a CDS encoding spherulation-specific family 4 protein has translation MMLLVPLYVHPAEDPVAWQRLAEAASGLYGVVLNAADGPGELPDPAFTGPVEALRAAGVRVLGYVDLDYGARSLADVVRDIERHRDWYGADGFFLDRAPADRTGLPFVRRVARAARHAGGANLVLNPGVHPAPGYLKVADLIVTFEGHWSTYVSTFTRPGWADRQPPERLCHLVYGVPDAFLALALRTAGERGAGVCCVVGRELPNPWAALPPVLPGKTP, from the coding sequence CTGATGCTGCTGGTTCCGCTCTATGTCCACCCCGCCGAGGACCCGGTCGCCTGGCAGCGGCTCGCCGAGGCGGCGTCCGGCCTGTACGGGGTGGTGCTCAACGCCGCGGACGGGCCGGGCGAGCTGCCCGACCCGGCGTTCACGGGTCCGGTCGAGGCGCTGCGCGCGGCCGGTGTCCGGGTGCTCGGCTACGTCGATCTCGACTACGGCGCGCGCTCCCTGGCCGACGTGGTGCGCGACATCGAGCGCCACCGCGACTGGTACGGGGCGGACGGGTTCTTCCTGGACCGGGCCCCCGCCGACCGCACCGGCCTGCCGTTCGTGCGCCGCGTCGCCCGTGCCGCCCGGCACGCCGGCGGGGCGAACCTGGTGCTCAATCCCGGCGTGCACCCCGCGCCGGGATATCTGAAGGTGGCCGATCTGATCGTCACCTTCGAGGGACACTGGTCGACCTATGTGTCCACCTTCACCAGGCCCGGCTGGGCCGACCGGCAGCCGCCGGAGCGCCTGTGCCACCTGGTGTACGGCGTGCCCGACGCGTTTCTCGCGCTCGCCCTGCGCACGGCGGGCGAGCGCGGCGCGGGCGTGTGCTGCGTGGTCGGGCGCGAGTTGCCCAATCCGTGGGCGGCGCTGCCGCCCGTGCTTCCCGGAAAGACACCATGA
- a CDS encoding endo alpha-1,4 polygalactosaminidase, with amino-acid sequence MNRTQARTPTALLSTAVALLLLATACSSGASDDDADGPDEPTPTTSAHAPAPSRPASPGAPAPSRSAASPSPASPSPSGSGPAKATIWRPRPGTAWQWQLNGRVNEGPDVPVYDIDGFENTAADVAALHREGRKAICYINAGAWENFRPDKEDFPAGVRGENNGWDGERWLDIRRIDVLRPLMERRFDMCKEKGFDGVEPDLMDGYLNKTGFPLTAADQLAYNRMLSTIAHARGLAVGLKNDLQQVPELVPAFEFAVNEQCAQYDECALLTPFVKADKAVFHVEYELPTKDFCAESDKLGLSSMRKNLKLDVWRQPC; translated from the coding sequence ATGAACCGCACCCAGGCCCGTACGCCGACGGCGCTCCTGTCCACCGCCGTCGCCCTTCTGCTCCTCGCCACGGCCTGCTCGTCCGGCGCGTCCGACGACGACGCGGACGGCCCGGACGAGCCCACGCCGACCACGAGCGCGCACGCCCCTGCCCCTTCCCGCCCCGCCTCTCCCGGCGCCCCCGCGCCCAGCCGGTCCGCCGCCTCGCCGTCGCCCGCCTCTCCCTCCCCTTCGGGGAGCGGTCCGGCCAAGGCGACGATCTGGCGGCCCAGGCCCGGCACCGCATGGCAGTGGCAGCTCAACGGCCGGGTCAACGAGGGCCCCGATGTGCCGGTGTACGACATCGACGGCTTCGAGAACACCGCGGCCGACGTCGCCGCGCTGCACCGCGAGGGCCGCAAGGCGATCTGCTACATCAACGCGGGCGCCTGGGAGAACTTCCGGCCCGACAAGGAGGACTTCCCCGCCGGGGTGCGGGGCGAGAACAACGGGTGGGACGGCGAGCGCTGGCTGGACATCCGGCGCATCGACGTGTTGCGGCCCTTGATGGAGCGCCGCTTCGACATGTGCAAGGAGAAGGGCTTCGACGGGGTGGAGCCGGACCTCATGGACGGCTACCTCAACAAGACGGGCTTTCCGCTCACGGCGGCCGACCAGCTCGCCTACAACCGCATGCTCTCCACGATCGCGCATGCGCGGGGCCTCGCGGTGGGACTCAAGAACGACCTCCAGCAGGTCCCGGAACTGGTGCCGGCCTTCGAGTTCGCGGTCAACGAACAGTGCGCGCAGTACGACGAGTGCGCCCTGCTCACGCCGTTCGTGAAGGCCGACAAGGCGGTGTTCCACGTCGAGTACGAGCTGCCGACCAAGGACTTCTGCGCCGAGTCCGACAAGCTCGGGCTCTCCTCGATGCGCAAGAACCTCAAGCTGGACGTCTGGCGGCAGCCCTGCTGA
- a CDS encoding AEC family transporter codes for MHSVASGFLPIWIITAFGWAAGRFNLLGDQAQHVLGRFAFTFAMPALLFLTMAKSRPGELAQPGVAVFALSLLAVFAAGLMVSARLFRRKKAEQAIGAMAASYINSANLGIPVAVQVLHDTSFIVAAALFQMLFITPVILVLIELDVRRDADRPWLRMLQLPVRNPVVGASIAGVAVAALGLKLPAAVTSPLTILGGGAVPAALFALGMSLTGRAASDPGERAERTLLVTLKTAVQPLLAYVLGRWVFGLGGHELFAVVLCSGLPTAQNAFIFASEYRLDTALARDTVLLSTLLSMASLSLIAVLLG; via the coding sequence GTGCACTCGGTCGCCTCCGGCTTTCTGCCCATCTGGATCATCACCGCGTTCGGCTGGGCAGCCGGGCGGTTCAACCTGCTGGGCGACCAGGCGCAACACGTCCTGGGTCGTTTCGCGTTCACCTTCGCCATGCCCGCGCTGCTGTTTCTGACCATGGCGAAGTCGCGGCCCGGCGAGCTCGCTCAGCCCGGCGTGGCGGTCTTCGCCCTCAGCCTGCTCGCCGTGTTCGCCGCGGGGCTCATGGTGAGCGCGCGGCTGTTCCGGCGCAAGAAGGCCGAGCAGGCGATCGGCGCGATGGCCGCCTCCTACATCAACTCCGCGAACCTCGGCATCCCGGTCGCCGTGCAGGTCCTGCACGACACGTCGTTCATCGTGGCCGCGGCCCTCTTCCAAATGCTGTTCATCACGCCCGTGATCCTCGTGCTCATAGAGCTCGACGTACGCCGCGACGCGGACAGGCCCTGGCTGCGGATGCTCCAACTCCCCGTCCGCAACCCGGTGGTGGGGGCTTCGATCGCGGGCGTGGCCGTCGCCGCGCTCGGCCTGAAGCTCCCCGCCGCCGTGACCTCACCGCTCACCATCCTCGGCGGCGGGGCCGTTCCCGCCGCCCTGTTCGCGCTCGGCATGTCGCTCACCGGCAGGGCCGCGTCCGACCCGGGGGAGCGGGCCGAGCGCACCCTGCTCGTCACCTTGAAGACCGCCGTCCAGCCGCTGCTCGCCTATGTGCTGGGGAGGTGGGTCTTCGGGCTCGGCGGCCACGAGCTGTTCGCGGTGGTGCTCTGCTCCGGGCTGCCCACGGCGCAGAACGCGTTCATCTTCGCCTCCGAGTACCGGCTCGACACCGCGCTGGCCCGGGACACCGTGCTGCTCTCGACGCTGCTCTCGATGGCGTCCCTCTCCCTGATCGCGGTGCTCCTCGGCTGA